A stretch of the Vitis riparia cultivar Riparia Gloire de Montpellier isolate 1030 chromosome 13, EGFV_Vit.rip_1.0, whole genome shotgun sequence genome encodes the following:
- the LOC117929370 gene encoding annexin D4-like translates to MHPWERDARMARKALDGHPQAYGLLIELACTRSSDELLGARKAYQSLYGESIEEDVASRVEGIERQLLVALVSTYRYEGSRINDVVVRAEAMKLGMIINRHFDKKKLFKDEETVRILATRSKPHLKTVFKCYKETFNKNIEEDLDETSLKDTIYCLYAPSMYFSKILDSAMKANANEDEKEALTRVIVTRANVDIKDIAEKYNKQYGTPLTKKIEDVALGNYKDFLVTLVQRAG, encoded by the exons ATGCATCCTTGGGAAAGAGATGCTCGCATGGCAAGGAAGGCTTTGGACGGACACCCTCAAGCATATGGCTTACTCATTGAACTTGCATGCACCAGATCATCAGACGAGCTCTTGGGAGCTAGGAAAGCATACCAGTCCCTCTACGGTGAATCCATCGAGGAAGACGTTGCTTCCCGAGTTGAAGGCATCGAACGCCAG CTTTTGGTAGCACTTGTAAGTACGTACAGATATGAAGGATCACGAATTAATGATGTGGTGGTTAGAGCAGAGGCTATGAAACTTGGTATGATCATTAATAGACATTTTGATAAGAAGAAGCTATTCAAAGATGAAGAAACTGTAAGGATTCTAGCAACAAGAAGCAAGCCTCATCTCAAGACCGTCTTCAAATGTTACAAGGAAACTTTTAACAAGAACATTGAAGAG GATCTTGATGAGACAAGTTTGAAGGACACAATTTATTGCTTGTATGCTCCTTCGATGTATTTCAGTAAG atTTTAGATTCGGCAATGAAAGCTAACGCAAATGAGGATGAAAAAGAAGCCCTAACTCGAGTTATTGTAACCCGAGCCAATGTTGATATAAAGGACATTGCTGAGAAATATAATAAGCAATATGGAACTCCTCTGACCAAGAAGATTGAAGATGTAGCTCTTGGAAATTATAAAGATTTCTTGGTCACATTGGTCCAAAGAGCTGGTTAA
- the LOC117929371 gene encoding flavin-containing monooxygenase FMO GS-OX-like 2 — MPKQDTPFLTTELQSKWLAHVLSGKVLLPTEEEMMSDVENYYHHMEETGVPKSFTHVLPPNEIEYRNWLLAQVEMPPLKEWRGRMYRECVKFAKAKPDGYRDQ, encoded by the exons ATGCCTAAGCAG GATACACCATTTCTGACAACCGAGTTACAATCCAAGTGGTTGGCTCATGTTTTATCTGGTAAGGTGTTGCTGCCAACAGAAGAGGAGATGATGTCTGATGTCGAAAATTACTATCATCATATGGAGGAAACTGGAGTGCCCAAGAGCTTCACCCATGTCCTTCCCCCCAATGAG ATTGAGTACAGGAATTGGCTACTGGCTCAGGTGGAAATGCCACCATTGAAGGAGTGGAGAGGAAGAATGTACAGGGAGTGTGTCAAGTTTGCAAAAGCCAAGCCAGATGGGTACAGGGATCAATGA